In Gemmatimonadaceae bacterium, the following proteins share a genomic window:
- a CDS encoding cytochrome c — translation MRRSVLTTPALLLALGALAACGGGGEKAATTDTAAAVAPAATPAAAPAAGLDGKAEYLVCQTCHQENGEGLPNLYPPLAGSEWLTGEPEIAIAIVLHGMQGEITVKGQKYNNVMAPWASLSDAQIAAILTYERSSWGNTAAAVTADQVAAVRAATTSRTTPWTPDEVKAAKLK, via the coding sequence ATGCGACGTTCTGTACTGACGACTCCGGCGCTCCTGTTGGCGCTGGGCGCGCTGGCCGCCTGCGGCGGCGGCGGCGAGAAGGCGGCGACCACTGACACGGCGGCGGCCGTAGCTCCTGCGGCGACGCCCGCGGCGGCCCCGGCGGCTGGCCTCGATGGCAAGGCGGAGTACCTCGTCTGCCAGACCTGTCACCAGGAGAACGGCGAAGGGCTTCCGAACCTCTATCCGCCGCTCGCTGGCTCCGAATGGCTCACCGGTGAGCCGGAAATCGCCATCGCGATCGTGCTGCACGGCATGCAGGGCGAGATCACGGTCAAGGGTCAGAAGTACAACAACGTGATGGCGCCGTGGGCGTCGCTCTCCGACGCGCAGATCGCGGCGATCCTCACCTACGAGCGCTCCTCGTGGGGGAACACCGCGGCGGCCGTGACGGCCGACCAGGTGGCGGCGGTTCGTGCCGCGACGACGTCGCGCACCACCCCGTGGACGCCCGACGAAGTGAAGGCGGCGAAGCTCAAGTAA